The window TTTCTTATCTGTTGGAAGATGGCCTGGACAGAATGCAGGAAGTGGTAAATGATTAAAGTTATAGCTGATGGCTGAAAGTTGAAAGCTGATGGCTGATGGCTGATGGCTGATAGCTGGTGGCTAAAGGCTGAAAGCTGGTGGCTGGTGGCTGAATAAAGATATTATCACCAAAGAATATATTTTAACCATATAAACCATCCGGGAGGAATCATGGCAGGATCCATGAACAAGGTCATCCTTGTCGGCAGGCTCGGTCAAGACCCCAAGCTGGCCTATGCAGCCAGTGGAGTAGCTGTGGCCAACTTCAGCCTGGCCACTGATGAGTCTTTTACAGACCGAGACGGCAACAAGGTTGATAAAACTGAGTGGCATAGAATAGTTACTTTTGGCAAACAGGCAGAAATGTGCTCTAATTACCTGTCCAAGGGACGACTGGTTCTGGTTGAAGGCAGTCTGCAGACAAGAAAATGGCAGGACCAGCAGGGCCAGGACCGCTACACTACAGAAATCAAGGCCTTAAGGGTACAATTCCTGGATTCCAAAGGCCAGGGACAAAGCGACCAGTCATATGTTCCTGCACCAGAGCATAACAGGCAGTCAGATAATCGAAAGAGTGAATCCAGAGAATCCAAGGAACAAATGGGGCCGGCCTTTCCTTCAGAAGCAGGCGGCATGGATGATGCGCCGTTTTAAGTGATACACCTGATAGCTCAACTGTTATCATATTCCCGACGTTCAATGTGGAGGCGGCTTCCAGCCGCCTGCTTTTTATCCTGCAGGATGCAGGCTCCACCTATCAAAACAGATAACTCTCATGTTCGGTCCCGTGTGTGTCCGGGTGAGACACTGAAAAAAGTTAAAGCAGGACTTTCCCGCAATCCAACTGAAACAAGTAATGTTAAGTTTGGAGCTTGGCTGTGATTTTCAGGCTGAAGGCTGAAGATTCAGGTTACAGGACCTAATTGATCTTGTCAGTGTCCAAAAATTTTCTTGTTTTTGCTGCAGGATTAAAACAGTAAATAAAGTCAGTTCCAAAGTATTCCATGACTGATAAAAAATATTTGTCAGGAATTACCAGACATAAGGGTTGCCATGAAAATATTACTCCACACAATAGTCATATCCATTTTGCTTGTCCTTTTCTCTTCAACTGCTTTGTGGAGCTTGAATGAGGCTGACAAGGAAAAGTTCCTGGAAACCAAAAGCTGCCCTGAATGCAATTTAAAAGGGCTTATCATGCGCCAGGCAGAGCTCAAAGATGCAAATCTGAGAGGAGCAAATCTTGTTGAATCCAGTTTTTACGGCTCTGATCTGCAGGATGCTGTACTGAGCAGCGCCATACTGACCGGTGCGGATTTCCGTGGAGTAAATCTCAGGGGCGCAAACCTGAGCAACGCTAAGCTGGACGGCGTTAATTTTTATGGGGCCAATCTGCGGGTTGCCAACCTGTACAAGGCTGATTTGAGAGGCGCTAACCTAAGTGGTGCAGATCTCAGTGCAGCCAATTTGAGCATGATTAACTTAAGCGAGGCCAACCTGAGCTGGACCATATGGAATGACGGAACAACCTGCGCTCAAGGATCCATTGGCCAGTGTGATTAACCGGCCAGTTACAGGCCCCCGGGTGAAGCGTTTATAAATGATAACCGGGCTGTGCACAAATCCTGCAACAGAACAAACATCAACTTTTCGGTTGCTCATCTTTTAAAATTATTTCCGTTCGGTTCCTGCCCCCATTCTTTGCCTTATACAGTGCATCATCAGCACGGCGCAGCAAAGCATCCTCATGCTCTCCAGGTACAAACTCGCTGACCCCGAAACTTCCTGTAATTTTTCCAACTTCTCCAAAGTCAGCACACATAATTTTCAAGCGCAGTTTTTCAGCCACGTTCCAGGCACCCTTGTAGTCTGTATGCGGACAGACAACCATAAACTCTTCACCGCCCCATCTGCCAAGAGAGTCTGTCCTGCGAATATTATCCTGCAAAAGAGCTGACATCCGCTGTAAAACCATGTCTCCTGCCTGATGCCCGTACTCATCATTAACCCCCTTGAAATTGTCGATATCAAGAAGAATGATTGATAAAGGCTCGCGGGAGCGATTGACCCTGAGGATCTCATTGTCCAGAATCCGTTCAATTTTCATCCGGTTATAGACACCAGTCAGGCTGTCAGTAATGGACAGTTTTTCAAGCTCTCTGGTTTTTACAGCCAGATCCCTGTGGGCATCGGCAATCTCCCGATTCAATCTGAAAAGCTTGCGGTTCCAGTATAGAAAAAAAGCCACAAGAAAAGATGCCACCACCCCAATCTGCCATACCAGGGCATAATCAATGCCCTGCTCATACCTGATGGATATCCACTGCCGGACGATACTGTTTATTTCCTGAGAAGAAAGATCATCTATGGCCTTGTCAATAATATTTAACAATTCCGGTTGTTCCGGACTGACCCCTACTCTGAAAAATTCTTTATATGGAGTCTGACCTGCTATTTTAAGGTCATACAGACCCATCTCATGAATTTTAGAACTAACCAGATGCATGTTACCAATGGCAATATCAGCTTCGCGCTTAGAAACCCCTCTCAAAGCCTGCTCCAGTGTTTCAAAGACCACTGTTTCGATTTCAGGATAATTGGTCAGAATAAAATTTTTTATGGGATCGCCCTGCACAACTGCCAGTTTGTCCCACACAATGGAACTCAAATCTGGTATGTAGGTATGCTGATCCCTGGAAACCAGAACTGTCAGTGACTCAAGGTATGGCTTGGAGAGAAGCATGGCACCCTGATCCAGACCAGTATCACGTGCAATTGTCAGGATGTCACACTCGCCCTGTTCATAAAGAGTTATACTTTCTTCCCATGTGCTGGCAGCCTGGACATAAAAAGGGACATTAATACGTTCTTCCATCATTTGCATAATGCCGGCTACCATTCCATCGTAATGATTGTTATCCCTTATCTCTTCAAAGGGTTGCCAGGATGGATTGACACACAGCCTGATGGAGTCTTTGGAATCAAGGTAATTCATTTCAGCTGTGCTCAGATTCAGTGATGACTTATCTTTAGCTTGTTCTGTTCTAAACCATTGGTCCCTCAGAGAGGATATCTCTTCCCTGGTTATAACATTCATGGTTTTATGCAGTATGCTGTGCAACAATTCCTGCTCATGATGTACTCCCACGGAAACCGGTGTTGAGCCTAAGACATCCGTCTCCAGAATGGGAATATTTACCAGATCCATAAGCAGATACCTGTTGATCAGATAATCAAATACAGGTTTTTCAGACAAGGCTGCGTCTGCCCTGCCCGATGAAACGGCATCAAGACACCTTAAAGGGTTATCCAGAGCCAGAATGTTAATTTCAGGGAAATAATACTCCAGAATTTCATGATAGTAAAAATCTTTTGGTACGGCCACTGTTTTACCCTTCAAGTCACTCAATTCATTGATATCATCTTCCTCCCCCCTTCTGACCACAATACCTGATAAAAAATTGAAGTATGGTTCTGTAAACAGGATAAAATGTTCTCTTTTATCTGTTCTGACCACATCTCCCAGGATATCTATCTCTTTAGTCTGCAGCATACTCAAGAATTCGTTCCAGGTTGGTCCGCTAATATATCTGAACTCAATTCCCATCTTTTGAGCAAGCAGATCCATATAATCTATGACAAAACCTCTCGGCTGACCGTTTTCATTAAAATTGAAAGGTGCCCAATGCTTTAGATTGCTGACGGTAAGAACGGGATTGTCCAGTAAAAACTGTATCTCCTGTGCGGAAAATTGTGGCCTGCTCTGATCCTCTATGGAAAACCACTTTTCACCCAGCCTGATTTTTTCATTTTCTGGAATTGAATCCATGGCCTTTTGCATGATATCCCGCAATGGAGCCATGTCTTTGCGAACTGAAATATAAAGACCCTGGGGGCCAAGCTCTGGTACCCTTGTCTCTCCAACAACCTTGAGGTCATAAAGAAAATTGGTTGTCATCAAATAGGAAACACTTCCATGGTATCCAATATATGCATCAGCATGGCCGTAACTCACAGCCCTGAGGCCTTCCAGAACATTTACAACCTGGTAACGATGAATCTCTGGAAAATGCTGCTTTAGTACGCTTTCCTGAACATACCCACTGGCTACGGCCACTGTCTTGCCCTTGAGGTCTTCAAAATTATTTATGGACTCATCATTGCGATGAGTTACAATAACATAGGGCAAAACAAGAAACGGCTCTGTAAAAAGCATATACTCGGCTCTTTCATCAGAGTACCAGAGGGAAGGAAGCAGGTCGATTTTATCTTCACGGAAAAGCTGCAGAAGTTCAGCCCAGGTATAACCATTTATATATTCAAACGAGATGCCCAGCCTTTCACCAAGAAGCTCCAGATGCTCAATGGCATACCCATGAGGTTCTCCATGGCGGCTGAAATCAAAAGGAGGCCAGTCATCTTCATTACCTACCCGGATAACTGGATGTTGCCTTAAAAAATCTACCTCTTCCTGTGTCAGGCTGATATCGGCATGAACACCGGAAAGTGATTGTGATGCCTGGGCTGATTGAAAAGAAGAAACTGACCAGTGCTGCAAAAATGGAAAAACGAATGTAAAAAGTAATAGCCAGAAAAAAATCAAAAATATTTTTTTAAACATGAAAAGACCTGAGTTAGTAAAATTAAACGACTTAGAACAATCAGACAGAGCCATTTTTCCTGAGAAACTATGCTGAGCAAAAAAATTGCCACCAGGAAAAAACTTCTTAACTGCCTGCTTCTATTTTTACATACCCCAAAACAGCCAGACTCGCAACTAATCTCATTTTACTGTAATGCGTGTATAAATTTGACAATCTCTGCTGCCATAATTACAGAATTAAATCTTGCACGCTGAACTTCAGCAGACAAAGTCCATAACATCGAAAAAATGATCTCAAACCATTAGGCTGCTCAACTATGTCAGAGACTCAATTAGCACAACAATCTTCCACTTCGTACATGCTTGAGCCAACAGGCAATATGCGTGTACCGGCCATCTTATACACGGACGATGTGCTTCTGAGCCGAATGGAAGAAGATGTTTTGCGCCAGGTAGCCAATGTGGCTTCGCTCCCTGGCATTGTAAAAGCTTCCATGGCCATGCCGGACGCCCATAGCGGATATGGCTTTCCCATTGGCGGTGTTGGTGCTTTTGACCCTGAAAAGGGTGGTGTTGTTTCTGCAGGCGGAGTTGGTTTTGACATATCATGTGGTGTAAGGACCATACTCACTGGAATTCACAAGGATGAGGTTAATGCCCAACGTAAATTAATTGCTGACTTGCTCTTTCAAAATATTCCTGCAGGACTGGGTGTAGGAGGCTCTATCAAGCTGGGCAAGCGTGAAATTGACAGAATGCTCGGCAAAGGTGCTGCCTGGGCTGTCAAAAATGGATATGGCTGCCTGCAGGATCTTGAAATGTGCGAAGAAGGCGGCACCATGCAGGGAGCTGTTCCTGAATATGTTTCTGACAAGGCCAAACAGCGACAGGCCAGGGAAATGGGAACCCTTGGCTCAGGCAACCATTACTTGGAAGTTCAAAGCATTGATCATATTTATGATCATGAAGCAGCGCAGGCTTTTGGTCTAATCAAAGACAACGTAGTTGTAAGCATACATTGCGGTTCACGCGGCCTGGGACATCAGGTGGCTACAGACTATATTCGGCTTATGCAGGCTCAAGCTTCAAAACATAAGCTGCATCTTCCTGATCGTGATCTTGCCTGTGCCCCAATAAATTCTGAACTGGGAAACCGGTATCTCGGAGCCATGCGAGCAGCCATAAACTGTGCTCTGGCCAACCGTCAGATCATCACACATTTAATGCGCGAGGCCTTTCAGACTATTTTTCCAGAAGCGCGTATGCCACTTTTATATGATGTTTCTCACAACACCTGCCGTGAAGAGATGCACATGATAAATAATGTCAGGACCAGGCTTTTTGTTCACCGTAAAGGCGCTACAAGAGCCCTTGGCCCAGGCGCAGCTGAACTTCCACAACCTTACAGGCAGACAGGGCAGCCAGTACTTGTGGGAGGAAGCATGGGAACAGCATCCTATGTTCTAACTGGAACTTTGGAAAGCGCACAACTCAGCTTCAGCTCTGCCTGTCATGGTGCCGGCAGGACCATGAGCCGCAAGCAGGCAGGCAAGCAGTTCAAGACTGCAGGACTCATCAGTTCATTGCTCGAGCAAGGCATTGAAATCAGAGGGCATTCCCTGAGGGGACTGGCTGAAGAAGCACCCAAAGCATACAAAGATGTAAACAGAGTCATCCAGGTCACCCACGATGCCGGTCTGGCAAAAAAAGTTGCACGACTAAGCCCTGTAATCAGCATCAAGGGATGAATACTGGGTGTATGCCAATATTTGAACCAAATTAAAAAATTTTGTAGTAGTTTAACCTTGAATTAACACTACAGCGACACTTTTTAAGCTGGAGGGGACTGGCTCTTTTGCCGCCGGATAAGTCTGCCTATTTTACGATTTAAGGCTGGCAAAAGTGCCTGTTCCCGGTTGCCGAGGCAATTATTTGCGCAAAGTGTCGCTGCAGTGATAAGAAATCAATGGTCTGAACTGTTGCGAAATTTTAAACCGCCCCGCATTACAGGGGCAAAAACAAGGAGTTATAGATGTCGAAAGTACAGGATGGAACTAAAGTCAAGGTGCACTACACTGGCAAACTCAACGATGGAACAGTATTCGATACTTCCAAGGAAAGAGATCCTTTAGAATTTACAGTTGGACAGGGACAGGTAATTCAGGGATTTGAGGACGCTGTGCGGGGTATGGAAACCGGAGACAGCAAGGAAGTAACTGTAGCCTGCGAACAGGCTTATGGCCAGCGCCGTGAAGATATGATTCTGGAAGTTCCCAAGGATAAGTTTCCGTCTGAAATTCCCATGACTGTGGGTCAGCAGCTTATGCTCAGGCACCCTGAAGGTCAGGAATTTCCAGCGTTTATCGTGGAAGTTAAGGATGAGGCAGTAACTCTTGATGCAAATCATCCTCTTGCCGGTGAAGAACTTAACTTTGAAATTGAACTTCTTCAGCAATAATACCAGCAGCAGGCTCAACCCTAACTCTCACAGACTCGCCTATTCACATGGCCAGTCTGTGAGAGTGACAAAAACAACAATGACCAATGTCCCCAATCTTCAACCTTGAGCCTCCTACCCTTCAACCCCTTCAGCCTCCTACCCTTCAGCCTTCAACCCTTCAACCCTTCAGCCTTCAACCTTCTTCCCTTCAACCTTCAGCCTTCAGCCTTCTTCCCTTCAGCCTCCTACCCTTCAGCCTTCAGCCTTCAGCCTTTAGCCTTTAGCCTTCAGCCTCCTACCCTTCAGCCTTCTCCCAGCCTTCTTCCTTAGGGCAGACTATTCGCTCAGCCTTGTAACTTCCACCACTTCCTTCAGCTTGCGCAGTTTGCCGATACTGTCATAAAGATGAGATGAATCATGCACCATGACTGTAAAAAGCAACTCACTCTTGCCGTCCACATTTGACTTGAATGATCCGGAGTCAATGTTAACATCTTCCTTGGTCAAAAGTGTGCTTATTTTGGCCAGAACTCCCTTTTGATTGGCGCAGATTATCTTGACCTTGGCCGGAAAAGATTTATGCAGCTCGCTTTCCCAGAAAACCTCAATCTGTCTTTCAGGCTCCATCTCCTGAACATTCTGGCAATCAGTAGTATGGATGGCTACGCCGCGTCCCCGACTGATATAACCCACAATTGGATCTCCAGGCAGAGGATTACAGCACTGGGCAAACCTGACCATTACATCGCCAACACCCTTGATCCTGATACCTTCCTTTTTCGCTCCGGGATGAACAGCCTTTTCTTCGAATTTTTGCTCTTCCTGGATCAGGGATTCATCTTTTACCTCTTCTTCTCTCGGCAAAAGTTTGTTAAGAACCTGTCGCGGTGTTATGCGGGCATAACCAATGGCTGACAGCAAATCCTCTTCTGAATTTAATGAATAGTCTGCTGCAATTTCTTTAAAACGACCTTTCTTAAATGCCTGATTGATATTAATGCCAAGCTTTCGCCCTTCTTTATCCAGCACCTCTCTGGCCAGACTTATACTCTGTTGACGTTCTTCATTGCGAATCCATTGTTTGATGCGGGTTCTGGCCTTGGCGGTCTTGACCAGTTTCAGCCAGTCTCTGCTTGGATGCCGGTGCGGATCTGTTATAATCTCAACTGTATCGCCATTTTTTAGCTTGGAATTAAGAGGTACCAGCTTGCCGTTAACCCTTGCTCCGGAACATCTGTCGCCCACTTCTGAATGGATCAGATAAGCAAAATCAATGGGTGTTGCCCCTTCGGGCAATTCCTTGACCTGTCCCCTCGGAGTAAAAACATAAACCTCGTCCTCAAAAAGATCAAAACGCAAAGAGGCCATAAACTCACGTGGATCTTTCAGTTCTTCCTGCCAGTCCAGAATCTGCCGCAGCCAGTTGAATCTCTCGGCATCCTTTTCATTGAGTTTGCCATCCTCTTTGTATTTCCAGTGAGAGGCAACACCAAACTCAGCCATCTTGTGCATCTCATCAGTTCTGATCTGAATCTCTACCCGCTCACCATCAGGTCCAATGACTGTGGTATGCAGGCTCTGATACATATTGGCCTTGGGCATGGATATATAGTCTTTAAATCGGCCAGGCACAGGCTTCCATATGGAATGGACAAGCCCCAGTACTGCGTAGCAATCTTTTATACTGTCCACAATGACCCTGAAGGCGATGACGTCGTATACCTGATCCAGTGTCAGACCCTGCTGCATCATTTTATGGTAAATACTGTAAACATGCTTCAGGCGACCGGAAATTTTTCCTGAAATCTGATTTTTCTTAAGCACATCTTCAATAAACGTACAAACCTTCTGAATATACTGATCTCCAACGTACTCATGCTTTTTCAGTCCCTCTTCCACCTGAAAGTACACGTCAGGTTTGAGATATCTGAGACTCAAGTCTTCCAGTTTGATCTTTATGCGGTACAGCCCCAGACGGTTGGCCAGCGGAGCATAAATATCCATGGTTTCCTGGGCCACCATCTTCTGTTTTATTGGCTTTTGGAACTCCAGCGTGCTCATGTTATGAATTCGATCAGCCAGTTTAACCATGATCACCCGGATATCGTCGGCCATGGCCAGGATCATTTTCCTGATATTTTCAGCCTGGGCTTCTTCCTTGGACTCAAAACTCATTTTACCGATTTTGGTTACACCACTGACAATTTTGGCAACATCGCGGCCAAACTGATCATCAATCTCCTCCATAGTGGCTTTGGTGTCTTCCACAGTATCATGCAGAAGCCCCGCAGCTATGGTTGGAGCATCAAGGCGCATTTCAGCAAGAATATTGGATACTTCTAAGGGGTGGGAAAGGTATGGTTCACCACTCAGGCGAATCTGTCCGGCGTGGGCTGCTGCTGAAAAAACATAGGCTTTCTGTATAAGAGCCTGGTCAGGTCCGGAAAGATAAGCTCCAGCCTTATCCAGTATTTCATTAATTCTGATCATTTTTTTTAACCATAAAATACACTGTTGCCCTGTCTCTCATTTTTCCGGCCAGAAATTCTGCACGCTGGCCAAACCCGGTAAAAAGATCAAGATGCCTGCCACGGATTGCACCGCCTGTATCCTGAGCAAAGACGGGACCTGAAACATAGTTGTTCCGACCACCATAAGCGGGCAAAACAGCATCCATAATCATTGCAGATCCCCAGGGAATAACAGCAGGATCGCTGGCCACGCTCACAAAAGGCGTAAGAATCTGGCCCGTGGACCCATAAGGCCCTTCATCATGCAGGTGAAAAAAAATATAGCTGGGATTGGTGTTTAAAAATTCCTGAATCTTGTCTGGATTATCCTCGAGCACAGCCCTGATGGACTGCATGCTCACTTCGCTCTGCTTAAGATAACCCATTTCCACCATAACTCTGCCCAGCGCAACATAG is drawn from Desulfonatronovibrio magnus and contains these coding sequences:
- a CDS encoding FKBP-type peptidyl-prolyl cis-trans isomerase; this encodes MSKVQDGTKVKVHYTGKLNDGTVFDTSKERDPLEFTVGQGQVIQGFEDAVRGMETGDSKEVTVACEQAYGQRREDMILEVPKDKFPSEIPMTVGQQLMLRHPEGQEFPAFIVEVKDEAVTLDANHPLAGEELNFEIELLQQ
- a CDS encoding transporter substrate-binding domain-containing diguanylate cyclase codes for the protein MFKKIFLIFFWLLLFTFVFPFLQHWSVSSFQSAQASQSLSGVHADISLTQEEVDFLRQHPVIRVGNEDDWPPFDFSRHGEPHGYAIEHLELLGERLGISFEYINGYTWAELLQLFREDKIDLLPSLWYSDERAEYMLFTEPFLVLPYVIVTHRNDESINNFEDLKGKTVAVASGYVQESVLKQHFPEIHRYQVVNVLEGLRAVSYGHADAYIGYHGSVSYLMTTNFLYDLKVVGETRVPELGPQGLYISVRKDMAPLRDIMQKAMDSIPENEKIRLGEKWFSIEDQSRPQFSAQEIQFLLDNPVLTVSNLKHWAPFNFNENGQPRGFVIDYMDLLAQKMGIEFRYISGPTWNEFLSMLQTKEIDILGDVVRTDKREHFILFTEPYFNFLSGIVVRRGEEDDINELSDLKGKTVAVPKDFYYHEILEYYFPEINILALDNPLRCLDAVSSGRADAALSEKPVFDYLINRYLLMDLVNIPILETDVLGSTPVSVGVHHEQELLHSILHKTMNVITREEISSLRDQWFRTEQAKDKSSLNLSTAEMNYLDSKDSIRLCVNPSWQPFEEIRDNNHYDGMVAGIMQMMEERINVPFYVQAASTWEESITLYEQGECDILTIARDTGLDQGAMLLSKPYLESLTVLVSRDQHTYIPDLSSIVWDKLAVVQGDPIKNFILTNYPEIETVVFETLEQALRGVSKREADIAIGNMHLVSSKIHEMGLYDLKIAGQTPYKEFFRVGVSPEQPELLNIIDKAIDDLSSQEINSIVRQWISIRYEQGIDYALVWQIGVVASFLVAFFLYWNRKLFRLNREIADAHRDLAVKTRELEKLSITDSLTGVYNRMKIERILDNEILRVNRSREPLSIILLDIDNFKGVNDEYGHQAGDMVLQRMSALLQDNIRRTDSLGRWGGEEFMVVCPHTDYKGAWNVAEKLRLKIMCADFGEVGKITGSFGVSEFVPGEHEDALLRRADDALYKAKNGGRNRTEIILKDEQPKS
- a CDS encoding RtcB family protein produces the protein MSETQLAQQSSTSYMLEPTGNMRVPAILYTDDVLLSRMEEDVLRQVANVASLPGIVKASMAMPDAHSGYGFPIGGVGAFDPEKGGVVSAGGVGFDISCGVRTILTGIHKDEVNAQRKLIADLLFQNIPAGLGVGGSIKLGKREIDRMLGKGAAWAVKNGYGCLQDLEMCEEGGTMQGAVPEYVSDKAKQRQAREMGTLGSGNHYLEVQSIDHIYDHEAAQAFGLIKDNVVVSIHCGSRGLGHQVATDYIRLMQAQASKHKLHLPDRDLACAPINSELGNRYLGAMRAAINCALANRQIITHLMREAFQTIFPEARMPLLYDVSHNTCREEMHMINNVRTRLFVHRKGATRALGPGAAELPQPYRQTGQPVLVGGSMGTASYVLTGTLESAQLSFSSACHGAGRTMSRKQAGKQFKTAGLISSLLEQGIEIRGHSLRGLAEEAPKAYKDVNRVIQVTHDAGLAKKVARLSPVISIKG
- a CDS encoding RelA/SpoT family protein, yielding MIRINEILDKAGAYLSGPDQALIQKAYVFSAAAHAGQIRLSGEPYLSHPLEVSNILAEMRLDAPTIAAGLLHDTVEDTKATMEEIDDQFGRDVAKIVSGVTKIGKMSFESKEEAQAENIRKMILAMADDIRVIMVKLADRIHNMSTLEFQKPIKQKMVAQETMDIYAPLANRLGLYRIKIKLEDLSLRYLKPDVYFQVEEGLKKHEYVGDQYIQKVCTFIEDVLKKNQISGKISGRLKHVYSIYHKMMQQGLTLDQVYDVIAFRVIVDSIKDCYAVLGLVHSIWKPVPGRFKDYISMPKANMYQSLHTTVIGPDGERVEIQIRTDEMHKMAEFGVASHWKYKEDGKLNEKDAERFNWLRQILDWQEELKDPREFMASLRFDLFEDEVYVFTPRGQVKELPEGATPIDFAYLIHSEVGDRCSGARVNGKLVPLNSKLKNGDTVEIITDPHRHPSRDWLKLVKTAKARTRIKQWIRNEERQQSISLAREVLDKEGRKLGININQAFKKGRFKEIAADYSLNSEEDLLSAIGYARITPRQVLNKLLPREEEVKDESLIQEEQKFEEKAVHPGAKKEGIRIKGVGDVMVRFAQCCNPLPGDPIVGYISRGRGVAIHTTDCQNVQEMEPERQIEVFWESELHKSFPAKVKIICANQKGVLAKISTLLTKEDVNIDSGSFKSNVDGKSELLFTVMVHDSSHLYDSIGKLRKLKEVVEVTRLSE
- a CDS encoding pentapeptide repeat-containing protein, with the translated sequence MKILLHTIVISILLVLFSSTALWSLNEADKEKFLETKSCPECNLKGLIMRQAELKDANLRGANLVESSFYGSDLQDAVLSSAILTGADFRGVNLRGANLSNAKLDGVNFYGANLRVANLYKADLRGANLSGADLSAANLSMINLSEANLSWTIWNDGTTCAQGSIGQCD
- a CDS encoding single-stranded DNA-binding protein, which codes for MAGSMNKVILVGRLGQDPKLAYAASGVAVANFSLATDESFTDRDGNKVDKTEWHRIVTFGKQAEMCSNYLSKGRLVLVEGSLQTRKWQDQQGQDRYTTEIKALRVQFLDSKGQGQSDQSYVPAPEHNRQSDNRKSESRESKEQMGPAFPSEAGGMDDAPF